The following proteins are encoded in a genomic region of Anaerobaca lacustris:
- the ppk2 gene encoding polyphosphate kinase 2, translated as MEPQKKDPRKIKRKVYERELNKLQIELVKLQEWIKHEGLKVVVLFEGRDAAGKGGVIKRITQRLNPRICRVAALATPTGRERSQWYFQRYVAHLPAAGEMVLFDRSWYNRAGVERVMGFCTEQEYREFFRSCPEFERMLIRSGILLIKYWFSISDEEQEQRFQARIDDPAKRWKLSPMDMESRARWVEYSKAKDEMFQYTDIKQAPWYVVAADNKRRARLNCIHHLLSQIPYRDLTPEPIELPPRQEEKGYVRPPITDQTFVPEVY; from the coding sequence ATCGAGCCTCAGAAGAAGGACCCGCGCAAGATCAAGCGCAAAGTCTACGAACGCGAACTGAACAAACTCCAGATCGAATTGGTCAAGCTCCAGGAGTGGATCAAGCACGAGGGCTTGAAGGTGGTGGTTCTGTTCGAGGGACGCGACGCGGCGGGCAAGGGTGGGGTGATCAAGCGTATCACGCAGCGGCTGAATCCACGCATCTGCCGGGTGGCGGCGTTGGCGACGCCGACCGGGCGGGAGAGGTCGCAGTGGTATTTCCAGCGGTACGTCGCCCATCTGCCGGCGGCCGGGGAGATGGTGCTGTTCGATCGGAGCTGGTACAACCGGGCCGGCGTCGAGCGCGTGATGGGGTTCTGCACGGAGCAGGAGTACCGGGAATTCTTCCGGTCCTGTCCGGAGTTCGAACGGATGCTGATCCGTTCGGGCATCCTGCTGATCAAATACTGGTTCTCCATCTCGGACGAGGAGCAGGAGCAGCGCTTCCAGGCCCGAATCGACGACCCGGCCAAGCGGTGGAAACTCAGCCCGATGGACATGGAGTCCCGTGCACGGTGGGTGGAGTACTCGAAGGCCAAGGACGAAATGTTCCAGTACACGGACATCAAGCAGGCCCCGTGGTATGTGGTGGCCGCCGACAACAAGCGGCGGGCGCGCCTGAATTGCATCCACCATTTGCTGAGCCAGATTCCGTATCGGGACCTGACGCCCGAGCCCATCGAACTGCCGCCCCGACAGGAAGAGAAGGGGTACGTCCGCCCGCCGATCACCGACCAGACCTTCGTCCCGGAGGTCTACTGA
- a CDS encoding patatin-like phospholipase family protein, protein MGTRAHRGKYMRLSLLVLWMGVAAALSGCAASRNAVPSHLVSETHFAGIPNVRTGYNRYDPDIRESLVDGADCNFLALSGGGAKGAFGAGILCGWSETGTRPDFQIVTGVSTGALIAPFAFLGSGYDDELKTAYTTVGSKDIFRFRGPIGIFRIFRRESYVETKPLRELIEKMFTERELAAIAERHAAGRRLYVGTTNLDSHRFVIWDMGAIADSGHPEALDLFRKVLLASASIPGAFPPVYFPVEADGEKFDEMHVDGGVIAGVFGYGPRLFQTMQESRIAPERPCSIYVIMNGKLSSEYEQTDPRFIAIVDRSFSTLMRRKAWTDLSEIHSEAEKDDVRFRYVAIPETYVLSDKPGFDKDAMNKLFELGFVSARSGLVWDESIRIGP, encoded by the coding sequence ATGGGAACAAGAGCGCACCGAGGGAAGTACATGCGATTGTCCTTGCTGGTCCTATGGATGGGAGTTGCTGCGGCACTCTCAGGTTGCGCCGCCTCCCGAAACGCCGTTCCTAGCCATCTGGTCTCCGAGACGCATTTCGCCGGGATACCCAACGTCAGGACCGGGTACAATCGGTACGATCCGGACATACGAGAAAGCCTCGTCGACGGCGCCGACTGCAACTTCCTGGCTCTGTCGGGCGGCGGGGCGAAGGGCGCGTTCGGCGCGGGAATCCTGTGCGGCTGGTCGGAGACGGGGACAAGGCCGGACTTTCAGATTGTCACCGGAGTCAGCACGGGGGCGTTGATCGCTCCGTTTGCGTTTCTCGGTTCGGGGTATGACGACGAATTGAAGACGGCCTATACGACCGTCGGATCCAAGGACATCTTCCGGTTCCGCGGTCCGATCGGCATCTTTCGTATCTTTCGCAGAGAGTCGTATGTAGAGACCAAACCGCTGCGAGAGCTGATCGAGAAGATGTTCACGGAACGGGAGCTTGCGGCAATCGCGGAACGGCACGCCGCCGGACGACGCCTCTACGTCGGCACAACGAATCTGGATTCGCACCGATTCGTCATCTGGGACATGGGGGCCATTGCCGACAGCGGCCATCCTGAGGCCCTCGACCTGTTCCGGAAGGTGCTGCTCGCCTCCGCCTCGATCCCCGGCGCGTTTCCGCCGGTCTACTTCCCTGTGGAGGCCGACGGGGAGAAGTTCGACGAAATGCACGTGGATGGCGGTGTGATCGCGGGGGTCTTCGGCTACGGCCCACGGTTGTTCCAGACGATGCAGGAATCCCGAATCGCTCCGGAGAGGCCGTGCAGCATCTACGTGATCATGAACGGCAAGCTGTCGTCCGAATACGAACAGACCGATCCCCGCTTCATCGCGATCGTGGATCGTTCCTTTTCGACCTTGATGCGAAGGAAAGCATGGACCGATCTGAGTGAGATCCACAGCGAGGCCGAAAAAGACGACGTCCGTTTCCGATACGTCGCCATTCCGGAAACCTATGTCTTGTCGGACAAACCCGGATTCGACAAGGACGCGATGAACAAGCTGTTCGAGCTGGGATTCGTCTCCGCGAGGTCCGGGCTGGTGTGGGACGAATCGATCCGGATCGGTCCTTGA
- a CDS encoding DUF3568 family protein: protein MNRRIVWIALLTAVALLSLGCKTTIVDPASQSRATYRLGKLTAEEPREIDAVYAATDKAMTELGLKVVQRTKDALQAELVARDAQDKKVSVQLLSITRDTTRITIDIRPAEKAQRIHGAVRDNLGL, encoded by the coding sequence ATGAACAGACGCATCGTGTGGATCGCCCTGCTGACCGCCGTGGCCCTGCTGAGTCTTGGCTGCAAGACCACCATCGTCGACCCCGCCTCGCAGAGCCGGGCCACCTACCGGCTGGGCAAGCTCACCGCCGAGGAACCCAGAGAGATCGACGCCGTCTACGCCGCCACCGACAAGGCGATGACCGAACTCGGGCTGAAAGTCGTCCAGCGCACCAAGGACGCCCTTCAGGCCGAACTCGTCGCCCGCGACGCCCAGGACAAGAAGGTCTCCGTCCAGCTCCTGTCGATCACGCGAGACACCACGAGGATCACGATCGACATCCGGCCGGCCGAGAAGGCCCAGCGGATCCACGGCGCCGTCCGCGACAACCTCGGGCTGTAG